The Methanothrix soehngenii GP6 genome has a window encoding:
- a CDS encoding 2,5-diamino-6-(ribosylamino)-4(3H)-pyrimidinone 5'-phosphate reductase, which produces MNRPFVFINSAMSADGKISSRDRRQIRISGKEDLMRVDELRAASDAIMVGVGTVLADDPGLRVKSRILREKRKDMGQLKEPFRIVADSNARTPANAKILGPGCMIAVSYSAPEERLDRLRSGCEIIKCGTEMVDLPGLMEELYNRGVRRLMVEGGARLNWSLIELGLVDEIYIYIGGLIIGGERAPSLVDGPGFRNSFPRLSLQSVQRLDEGLLLQWELH; this is translated from the coding sequence TTGAACAGGCCATTTGTTTTCATAAACAGCGCCATGAGCGCGGACGGCAAGATCAGCTCAAGAGACCGCAGACAGATAAGGATCTCGGGCAAAGAGGATCTAATGAGGGTAGATGAGCTGCGGGCTGCAAGCGATGCCATCATGGTGGGGGTGGGGACGGTTCTGGCAGACGATCCCGGGCTGAGGGTCAAATCCAGGATCCTGCGGGAGAAGAGAAAGGATATGGGGCAGCTGAAAGAGCCCTTCAGAATTGTGGCGGATAGCAACGCTCGAACTCCGGCCAATGCAAAGATCCTCGGGCCTGGGTGCATGATCGCAGTATCCTATTCTGCCCCTGAGGAGAGACTGGATAGGCTTCGATCTGGCTGTGAGATAATCAAATGCGGCACCGAGATGGTGGACCTGCCAGGGCTCATGGAAGAGCTGTATAACCGGGGGGTAAGGCGCCTTATGGTGGAAGGCGGCGCCCGCCTCAACTGGTCATTGATAGAGCTTGGTCTGGTCGATGAGATTTACATCTACATAGGAGGGCTGATAATAGGGGGAGAGAGAGCTCCCAGCCTGGTAGATGGCCCTGGATTTCGGAATTCCTTTCCCAGGCTCAGCCTCCAGTCTGTTCAGAGGCTGGATGAGGGCCTCCTGCTTCAGTGGGAGCTTCATTAA
- a CDS encoding DUF6361 family protein, with protein MVKMASTFTWLDYSEKERQRMLDILSTFKEHETRDELGIGVIRDAFSDMLFPGTSVIQTRARYFLFVPWIYKSLEEKKVLSSKIERRARDEEVRLIYALLESNDTNGVIGKEAKKNLKRLPSNIYWQGLEAWGIRLCPYSVSDYHRSLDTFYRHLKEASHRYEEEIDGFERFHNWHPGLPQAPSDFPAKASFDLTYDEACYLKERVLSRQPNTMLAHLLDSDMPIESVAFPWDHPICPDLPQPIQEKILHARNFSDAINGASLLYNLMLAEKMDELTGQAQESLASYYEDELMEWADYLQSRSDDMSRWDYRKRFWDILNKEGARVTGLTWRFVNQWLQMVLSPERAQQIAGDDLARKLIHDRESLLKRNLSKLDNPDALARWNGQAGTGKLRYRWRPAETIISDILLGLKRSRC; from the coding sequence ATGGTTAAGATGGCCTCAACCTTCACTTGGCTGGATTACTCAGAAAAAGAACGACAAAGGATGCTAGATATCCTGAGCACCTTCAAGGAGCATGAGACAAGGGATGAACTTGGGATTGGTGTTATTAGAGATGCATTCTCGGATATGCTCTTTCCTGGGACAAGCGTTATCCAGACTCGTGCCAGATATTTTCTGTTTGTGCCATGGATATACAAGAGCCTTGAGGAGAAGAAGGTCCTCTCCTCAAAGATAGAAAGAAGAGCAAGAGATGAAGAAGTGCGACTGATCTATGCCCTCTTGGAGTCGAATGACACCAATGGCGTAATAGGAAAGGAGGCTAAAAAAAACCTCAAGCGGCTTCCAAGCAATATCTATTGGCAGGGGCTTGAAGCCTGGGGTATCCGGCTCTGTCCTTACTCCGTCTCCGACTATCATCGTTCTCTAGATACATTTTACAGACATCTCAAAGAGGCCTCCCATAGATATGAAGAAGAGATCGATGGTTTCGAAAGATTTCATAACTGGCATCCCGGACTTCCTCAAGCACCCTCTGACTTCCCGGCCAAAGCCTCTTTTGACTTGACATATGATGAAGCCTGCTATCTAAAAGAGAGAGTATTATCCAGACAGCCAAATACGATGCTTGCCCACCTCTTGGACTCAGATATGCCAATTGAATCAGTGGCCTTCCCATGGGACCATCCCATTTGCCCGGACCTTCCCCAGCCAATCCAAGAGAAAATTTTGCATGCCAGAAACTTCTCAGATGCCATTAATGGCGCTTCCCTCCTTTATAACCTCATGCTTGCCGAAAAGATGGATGAATTAACCGGGCAAGCGCAGGAAAGCCTGGCGAGCTACTACGAAGATGAATTGATGGAATGGGCCGATTATCTGCAGTCACGCAGTGATGATATGTCTCGTTGGGATTATAGAAAGCGATTCTGGGATATATTAAACAAAGAGGGTGCACGAGTGACCGGCCTAACCTGGCGGTTTGTAAATCAATGGCTACAGATGGTCTTGTCACCAGAACGTGCTCAACAAATTGCAGGGGATGACCTCGCCAGAAAGCTCATTCATGATCGGGAAAGCCTCTTGAAACGCAATCTATCAAAGCTTGATAATCCTGATGCCCTGGCCAGATGGAATGGGCAAGCTGGCACAGGAAAGCTTAGGTATAGATGGAGACCTGCAGAGACCATCATTTCAGATATACTATTGGGTCTTAAGAGGTCCCGATGCTAG
- a CDS encoding phospholipase D family protein → MELQKRIDLMQHEVRRVSFNPPQGFDEMIFYPLGIGNRRSNPFSDRIDRILVISPFLSESRLDSFASLGKGATLISRLDSLEKIKADSLRQFSDIYYLKEEFVVQEDSSEFIDPGQGQIDIEKENFAVLDENPQGLHAKLYVADAGGQGRIWTGSANATDAAFQGNIEFLVELRGRKKFCGIDAILNGGKEAKDETEAGLRTLLDPFTINGGPTVDEMESLKHLADKVRNALIQSNLAAHVSMDGDDHFSISMEGRSPVLPEEATVKCRPITLQKSRAICFSSIPGALAEFRHLQDNEISAFFAFESTIILEEKRLADGFVLKLPLTGAPEDRTERVLRALLKDKSQVLRLMLLLLSLDGRSDPGGLIVGPGRTNGGNWASQGMIPLFECMIRALARDQRRLDDLNHLIQDLRSHPDTKDLLPDRIDEIWEPIWEARKMIGGDEHDKT, encoded by the coding sequence ATGGAGCTGCAAAAGAGGATTGACTTGATGCAGCACGAGGTCCGCAGGGTATCCTTTAATCCGCCCCAGGGCTTTGACGAAATGATATTTTACCCTCTTGGCATTGGCAATCGCCGATCCAATCCCTTCTCAGATAGAATCGATAGAATCCTGGTAATATCTCCCTTTTTATCAGAGAGCAGACTCGATTCATTTGCATCTCTGGGAAAAGGAGCCACGTTGATATCCAGATTAGATAGCCTTGAGAAAATTAAAGCCGATAGCCTAAGGCAGTTCTCGGATATATATTACCTTAAAGAAGAATTCGTTGTACAAGAGGATTCTTCTGAATTTATCGATCCTGGACAAGGACAAATTGATATCGAGAAAGAAAATTTTGCTGTATTGGACGAAAACCCCCAAGGGCTGCATGCAAAACTCTATGTTGCCGATGCTGGAGGTCAGGGCCGGATATGGACAGGCTCAGCTAATGCCACAGATGCCGCCTTCCAGGGAAATATAGAATTCCTTGTTGAACTGCGAGGCAGAAAGAAATTCTGTGGCATAGATGCGATACTAAATGGCGGCAAAGAGGCGAAAGACGAAACGGAGGCGGGTTTAAGAACTCTTCTTGATCCGTTCACGATTAACGGTGGTCCTACCGTAGATGAGATGGAATCCTTGAAGCATCTGGCAGACAAGGTCAGAAATGCGCTGATACAATCAAATCTTGCAGCACATGTATCCATGGATGGCGATGATCATTTCAGTATTTCTATGGAGGGAAGATCTCCAGTCCTTCCTGAAGAAGCCACTGTAAAATGCAGACCAATCACTCTGCAAAAGTCGAGAGCTATATGTTTCTCATCGATTCCCGGCGCTTTAGCAGAATTCAGGCACCTTCAGGATAATGAGATCTCAGCCTTTTTTGCCTTTGAATCAACAATAATTTTAGAGGAGAAAAGGTTGGCAGATGGATTTGTCCTAAAGCTGCCCCTTACCGGAGCACCAGAAGATAGAACTGAGCGAGTGCTTCGGGCTCTGCTGAAGGATAAAAGCCAGGTGCTCAGGCTTATGCTGCTTCTTCTCTCTCTTGATGGAAGGTCAGATCCAGGGGGCCTGATAGTCGGACCAGGGCGAACCAATGGGGGAAACTGGGCATCTCAAGGTATGATTCCTCTTTTCGAGTGCATGATACGAGCATTAGCGCGGGATCAACGAAGGCTCGACGACTTAAACCACCTTATTCAGGATCTCAGGAGTCATCCTGATACGAAGGATTTGCTCCCTGATAGGATAGATGAGATCTGGGAGCCCATCTGGGAGGCAAGAAAGATGATCGGAGGGGACGAACATGATAAAACATGA
- a CDS encoding helicase-related protein: MIKHESIDMAESEKTLQKPDCDAILGSLKDFQRETVDYVFRRLYTDEDCTRRFLVADEVGLGKTLVARGVIAKTIDHLWKTVHRIDIIYICSNSNIAKQNIARLNVLGDDNAHCSSRISLLPTIIKNLEERKINFVSLTPGTSFEVSSGTGIANERALLYWMLKEEWKLEGEGHKRVFCGSMKLMNFKRLVKEYPRHKIDAHLKACFLSLLQDDKDVSDSNSCIALRRKVQELSSAFSEMSLSASRKREMIKESNRCVSELRRLLVRSCLKALEPDLIILDEFQRFKHLMYSDDDEDASTISARELAQELFDYADENSKARVLLLSATPYKMYTTADESGIEDHYKDFLRTLKFLMQDTAAVEKCESILREYRTELFRIGSGDVSHLIHLKESLESHLRRVMVRTERLAASDDRNGMLEEVSDESVKLHPGDLIAYCGLQNVAECLNSRDSLEYWKSSPYTLNFMEKYELKGAFDVACSNNNKKIYSHLSKAEGLLLPWDDIEAYNKVDPRNARLRSLLLGTIGVNAWKLLWLPPSLSYYELRGPFADPALKNFTKRLVFSSWRMVPRMVASLTSYEAERNIIRQFDSSIHKKPDSMKKIGRLLKLGRSHRQGRITGLPILGIVYPSITLAKACDPIGFASQQLPSTDDVIQKAQMVIEKLMVPILETYPGYGIEDEDWYWAAPILLDLHYYRGISEKIFRSRDLAVILSGEEVSDDEDIDESSTLWIEAIAEVNDLIGGKIRLEKPPKDLSLVLAKLALAGPGITCLRALSRVTGGLPANNPWHPFYEISMSSIRMSRSFIRLFNLSTSIALLRGLYSLEDQDGQAYWRQVLDYCLDGGLQAVLDEYVHFLKESEGLFGKEKVEIAGKLSEVVSEAMSLRTASLDVDKIKIDQRLESMSRSIKKMRTNFAVMLSDKKSDEGRSVNRISQVRQAFNSPFWPFVLATTSIGQEGLDFHAYCHAIVHWNLPSNPVDLEQREGRIHRFKGHAIRKNLAAKYGLAEVGPNDIDPWDALFRAGKRDRKSEAGDLVPFWIYPEGDSKIERHVPALPLSRDREKMNELKKSLAVYRMVFGQSRQEDLAAFLINCLNNESMDNLMIDLSPPSDEKGPIS, from the coding sequence ATGATAAAACATGAATCCATTGATATGGCCGAGAGTGAAAAGACCCTCCAAAAGCCTGATTGCGATGCGATTCTAGGAAGCTTGAAGGACTTCCAAAGAGAGACCGTAGATTATGTCTTTCGTCGGCTCTATACTGATGAGGATTGCACAAGACGCTTCCTCGTCGCAGATGAGGTGGGCCTCGGAAAAACCCTTGTGGCCCGAGGAGTCATAGCCAAGACAATAGACCACCTCTGGAAGACTGTTCACAGGATTGATATTATCTACATCTGCTCAAATTCAAATATTGCCAAACAGAATATAGCGCGACTAAATGTCTTGGGGGATGATAATGCTCATTGCTCCAGTCGCATTTCTCTTTTGCCCACGATAATCAAGAATCTCGAAGAAAGAAAGATCAACTTTGTCTCTCTGACCCCAGGCACCTCTTTTGAGGTATCATCTGGCACAGGAATTGCTAATGAAAGGGCTCTCTTGTACTGGATGTTAAAGGAGGAATGGAAGCTTGAAGGAGAGGGTCATAAAAGAGTATTTTGCGGTAGCATGAAGCTCATGAACTTCAAGAGGCTTGTAAAAGAATATCCTAGACATAAAATAGATGCTCATCTAAAAGCGTGTTTCCTTAGCCTTTTGCAGGATGACAAAGATGTATCTGATAGCAACTCTTGCATCGCTTTGCGACGTAAGGTGCAGGAGCTCTCAAGCGCTTTCTCAGAGATGAGCTTGAGTGCTTCAAGAAAAAGAGAGATGATAAAAGAGAGCAATAGATGCGTATCCGAGCTGCGTAGACTTCTCGTCAGATCATGTCTAAAAGCCCTTGAGCCGGATCTAATCATTTTGGATGAATTCCAGAGGTTCAAGCATCTTATGTACAGTGATGATGATGAAGATGCTTCAACAATTTCAGCCAGAGAACTTGCGCAAGAGCTATTCGATTATGCTGATGAGAACTCTAAAGCCAGAGTGCTTCTGCTCTCTGCGACTCCTTATAAGATGTACACTACTGCTGACGAGTCTGGAATTGAGGATCATTACAAGGACTTTCTAAGAACTCTGAAGTTTCTTATGCAAGATACCGCGGCAGTTGAGAAATGCGAAAGCATCCTCAGAGAATACAGGACGGAGTTGTTCCGCATTGGAAGTGGGGATGTATCTCATCTAATTCATCTGAAGGAATCACTTGAATCTCATCTCAGAAGAGTTATGGTAAGGACTGAAAGGCTTGCGGCTTCGGATGACCGAAACGGGATGCTAGAGGAGGTCTCTGATGAGTCGGTCAAGCTACATCCTGGTGATCTGATAGCCTACTGCGGCCTGCAGAATGTGGCTGAATGTCTGAACAGCCGCGATTCTCTTGAGTACTGGAAATCATCACCATATACATTGAACTTCATGGAAAAATACGAACTGAAAGGCGCCTTTGATGTCGCTTGTTCGAATAACAATAAAAAAATTTACAGTCATCTCTCAAAAGCAGAAGGATTGCTGCTTCCTTGGGATGATATCGAAGCTTATAACAAAGTTGATCCAAGAAATGCAAGGCTTCGCAGTCTTCTTTTAGGGACTATTGGTGTTAATGCCTGGAAGCTACTCTGGCTGCCTCCATCTCTGTCTTATTACGAACTCCGAGGACCTTTTGCAGATCCTGCTCTCAAGAATTTTACCAAGAGGTTGGTATTCTCTTCCTGGAGGATGGTTCCGAGGATGGTTGCGAGTCTGACGAGCTATGAAGCGGAACGTAATATAATAAGGCAATTCGATTCTAGCATCCACAAAAAGCCCGATTCAATGAAAAAGATAGGGCGTCTGCTTAAACTCGGTAGAAGTCATAGGCAAGGGAGAATAACAGGATTGCCAATCCTGGGGATCGTATATCCGAGCATAACGCTTGCGAAGGCATGCGATCCCATTGGGTTCGCTTCTCAGCAATTGCCATCTACAGATGATGTGATCCAGAAAGCCCAGATGGTCATAGAGAAGCTCATGGTTCCTATTCTAGAGACTTATCCAGGGTATGGAATTGAAGATGAAGACTGGTACTGGGCCGCGCCAATACTGCTGGATCTGCATTATTACCGAGGAATCTCTGAAAAAATTTTTCGCAGCAGGGATTTAGCTGTCATTTTGAGCGGCGAAGAGGTATCTGATGATGAAGACATTGATGAAAGTTCAACCCTCTGGATTGAGGCAATTGCAGAAGTCAATGATCTGATCGGGGGCAAGATCCGCCTTGAGAAACCTCCGAAGGATCTCTCATTAGTTTTGGCAAAGTTGGCATTAGCTGGGCCCGGAATAACATGTTTAAGAGCATTGTCTAGGGTCACAGGGGGGTTGCCTGCAAACAATCCTTGGCATCCTTTTTATGAGATTAGCATGAGCTCTATTCGAATGTCTCGATCTTTTATTCGTCTTTTTAATCTGTCAACGTCTATTGCCCTGTTGCGCGGTCTTTATTCATTAGAAGATCAAGACGGTCAGGCCTATTGGAGGCAAGTTCTGGATTATTGCCTAGATGGTGGCCTTCAAGCGGTTTTAGATGAATATGTTCATTTTCTGAAGGAATCTGAGGGACTGTTTGGCAAGGAAAAGGTAGAAATTGCAGGCAAATTATCGGAAGTTGTTTCTGAAGCCATGAGCCTAAGAACCGCAAGCCTGGATGTTGATAAAATAAAAATTGACCAGAGATTAGAATCCATGTCGAGGTCTATCAAGAAGATGAGGACGAATTTTGCGGTAATGCTCTCTGATAAAAAAAGCGATGAGGGTAGGTCAGTGAATAGGATCTCCCAGGTGAGGCAGGCTTTTAATTCCCCATTTTGGCCTTTTGTTTTGGCCACAACATCGATTGGGCAGGAAGGGCTGGACTTTCATGCATATTGCCATGCAATCGTCCACTGGAATCTTCCATCGAATCCCGTTGATCTTGAGCAGCGTGAAGGAAGGATTCACAGGTTCAAAGGCCATGCAATAAGAAAGAATCTGGCAGCTAAATATGGACTTGCTGAAGTCGGACCTAACGATATCGATCCATGGGATGCGCTTTTCAGAGCAGGCAAAAGAGACAGAAAAAGTGAAGCGGGGGATCTGGTTCCGTTCTGGATATATCCTGAGGGGGATTCTAAAATAGAGCGGCACGTCCCTGCGTTGCCCTTGAGTCGTGACAGAGAGAAGATGAATGAACTGAAAAAATCGCTGGCAGTATACAGGATGGTCTTTGGACAATCCAGGCAAGAGGATCTTGCTGCTTTCTTGATTAATTGCCTGAATAATGAGAGCATGGATAATCTGATGATAGACCTAAGTCCACCAAGTGACGAGAAGGGACCTATTTCATAA
- a CDS encoding PIN domain-containing protein, with the protein MWRKPRCPPIHWREWSLQTKFSKSAQEIILMPSDLATSSTVLSELVFVSLRKLSKERYGTKNYSEFRKAIVQRGYGPFKEDLDLLFRLIEEREVSILPINDDLNEWKGIMIRYNLLPNDALIASTCLKHEISKIATFDSDFSRVDWLKIIGKKQ; encoded by the coding sequence CTGTGGCGAAAGCCTAGATGCCCGCCAATTCATTGGCGGGAGTGGTCACTGCAAACGAAATTCAGCAAATCCGCTCAAGAGATAATTTTGATGCCATCCGATCTGGCGACATCATCAACGGTTTTGAGCGAACTAGTCTTCGTATCCCTTCGCAAGCTCAGCAAAGAACGATATGGGACCAAGAACTACTCCGAATTTCGCAAGGCCATTGTTCAAAGAGGTTATGGTCCCTTTAAGGAGGATTTGGATCTATTGTTCAGGCTTATTGAAGAGCGGGAGGTCTCAATTCTTCCTATTAATGATGACCTGAATGAGTGGAAGGGTATCATGATCAGATACAATTTATTGCCCAATGATGCATTGATCGCTTCCACCTGTCTTAAGCATGAGATCTCCAAGATTGCCACATTTGATAGTGACTTCTCAAGAGTTGATTGGCTGAAGATAATCGGTAAGAAGCAATGA
- a CDS encoding RNA-guided endonuclease InsQ/TnpB family protein encodes MAKVFRYRLRPTKAQVTKLNEQLELCRWVYNETLAMRKNAFEQEGRSVSYFESKRMLPIWKESKPELRSVYSQVLQDVVLRVNLAFKAFFRRVQSGEKPGYPRFKGKNRYDSISYPQSGFSIDGDKLWLSKIGDIKFKLHRPIEGFVKRLTIHRSATNKWYVSFLVEESIDHVIEPSDKVVGIDVGITNFAVLSNGEFIENPRFLLADEGMLKKAQSKRDKLPKGSQERNKANKSVNHLYERIANRREDFAQQLSHMLVTSYGIICFEDLNIKNMTQNHNLAKSILDASWNKLVQYTSYKAVEAGRKVVLVNPLNTSQMCSCCGQTVKKDLSVRVHSCPYCGLSMDRDLNAAKNILRLGLQSVAKA; translated from the coding sequence ATGGCTAAAGTGTTTCGGTATAGACTCAGACCGACAAAAGCTCAAGTTACAAAACTTAATGAGCAGCTAGAGCTTTGCCGATGGGTCTACAACGAAACGCTGGCTATGCGAAAGAATGCATTCGAGCAAGAAGGCAGATCAGTAAGCTACTTTGAATCCAAGAGAATGCTTCCAATTTGGAAAGAGTCTAAGCCGGAACTGAGATCTGTTTATTCTCAGGTTCTGCAAGACGTTGTTCTCAGAGTTAATCTGGCTTTCAAGGCATTCTTTCGCAGAGTTCAATCAGGCGAAAAGCCTGGCTATCCTCGTTTTAAGGGAAAGAACAGATACGATAGCATCAGTTATCCTCAAAGTGGTTTTTCCATAGACGGTGATAAACTCTGGTTATCCAAGATAGGAGATATCAAATTCAAGTTGCATAGGCCTATCGAAGGATTTGTTAAAAGGTTAACCATTCATCGATCTGCTACCAATAAATGGTATGTCTCTTTCCTGGTCGAAGAGTCGATTGATCATGTTATTGAACCTTCTGATAAGGTAGTTGGGATTGACGTGGGGATTACAAACTTCGCTGTATTGTCTAATGGCGAGTTCATAGAAAATCCTCGGTTCCTCTTAGCAGATGAAGGAATGCTCAAGAAAGCCCAAAGCAAACGCGATAAGCTGCCCAAAGGTTCTCAAGAGAGAAATAAAGCAAATAAATCAGTCAACCATCTCTATGAACGGATTGCTAACAGGCGAGAGGATTTTGCTCAGCAACTCAGTCACATGCTTGTAACCTCTTATGGCATAATATGTTTTGAAGACTTGAATATAAAAAACATGACTCAAAATCACAACCTGGCAAAAAGCATTCTGGATGCATCATGGAACAAGCTTGTACAATACACTTCATACAAAGCGGTAGAGGCTGGTAGGAAGGTTGTACTTGTCAATCCATTGAATACATCTCAGATGTGCTCTTGCTGTGGTCAAACAGTCAAAAAGGATCTATCCGTCAGAGTCCATAGTTGTCCCTATTGTGGATTGTCGATGGACAGAGATCTTAATGCAGCTAAGAACATTCTCAGACTGGGGCTACAGTCTGTGGCGAAAGCCTAG
- a CDS encoding antitoxin family protein has translation MSTSKTIECIYERGVLKPLHEVDFKEGERLKLTIKRFNISDFLGAFGEGSVEEFEEFEEEAQM, from the coding sequence ATGAGCACATCCAAGACCATCGAATGCATCTATGAACGTGGCGTCCTAAAGCCGCTCCACGAGGTAGATTTTAAGGAGGGAGAGAGGCTGAAGCTCACGATAAAGAGATTCAATATCTCCGATTTTCTCGGGGCATTTGGCGAAGGCTCTGTAGAAGAGTTTGAAGAGTTTGAAGAAGAGGCCCAGATGTGA
- a CDS encoding Hint domain-containing protein gives MAYDIKSHSRAINRIVSDRSERRGTVFLNFANEDHYRCISEMFGGEDYFKKEFPRHYLLAQKTRQDHAANKAVTAESDQQGFRDYTEVLDVSYKKTDRQLYSCGYANLVGKADKIYQILYVFRNDELIDNNESFSFESNYNFIDKTTIDIDPLGGQKDELTIIINTTWIPERKDVLFSAISYDTRDSLKSTLDEVVKDIEVVDPRHKASIPDEDILVAYGRSAPNLDYSYPEHRIEQNQSVYLENRGKVTLNDGVKFMGGEMKKTLVVLNHTDKGSILYSPPIPENAISRIDDTHFEWNIDEDWDNQIPESVIAGTRSYKYGLHLFFYALGPGDDIPKLFQILVSSLEKPPNPHYKHISCIKLQWGCLAEDSLVRMVDGSTKTIRAIAIGDRVMGLGGKSLSVTNVWTGMEKEILRIIMEKGNEISATEKHPFMTREGMKPIISLSIGDELLMEDGNYSAIDQCYPEPYGRTVYNLDVEGGGPFICNGFVVGDNTIQNSCQIPANEAETDPAILIEAEKLKSIYSRIK, from the coding sequence ATGGCATATGATATTAAAAGTCATTCAAGAGCTATTAACAGAATAGTCTCCGACCGTTCAGAACGACGAGGAACAGTTTTCCTGAATTTCGCAAACGAAGATCACTACCGTTGCATTAGCGAGATGTTCGGTGGCGAAGACTACTTTAAGAAGGAATTTCCCCGTCATTATTTGCTTGCGCAGAAGACCAGGCAGGATCATGCAGCAAACAAGGCGGTAACAGCCGAATCCGACCAGCAGGGATTTAGAGACTATACAGAAGTGCTTGATGTTTCTTACAAAAAAACCGATAGGCAGCTTTATTCCTGTGGCTACGCGAACCTGGTTGGAAAGGCAGATAAGATATATCAAATCCTTTATGTCTTTAGAAATGATGAGCTCATTGACAATAATGAGTCTTTCAGCTTTGAAAGCAATTATAACTTCATAGATAAGACTACAATTGACATCGACCCTCTAGGCGGCCAGAAGGATGAGCTAACGATTATAATCAATACTACATGGATACCAGAAAGAAAAGATGTTCTCTTTTCAGCCATCAGCTATGATACCAGAGATTCACTCAAATCAACGCTGGACGAGGTAGTCAAGGATATTGAGGTCGTAGACCCGAGACATAAGGCATCAATTCCAGATGAAGACATTCTAGTGGCCTATGGCCGGAGTGCACCAAATCTTGATTATAGCTATCCCGAGCACCGTATAGAGCAAAATCAGAGTGTCTATCTTGAGAATCGCGGAAAAGTGACACTAAATGATGGCGTTAAATTCATGGGAGGCGAAATGAAGAAGACGCTTGTTGTGCTGAATCATACTGATAAAGGCTCTATCTTGTATTCGCCGCCTATCCCGGAGAATGCAATAAGCAGGATAGACGATACACATTTCGAATGGAATATCGATGAAGACTGGGATAATCAAATTCCAGAAAGCGTCATTGCTGGCACCAGGAGTTACAAATATGGATTACATTTATTTTTTTACGCGCTAGGACCGGGCGATGATATCCCAAAACTGTTTCAGATTCTTGTATCCAGCCTTGAGAAGCCCCCGAATCCCCATTACAAGCATATATCATGCATAAAACTTCAGTGGGGATGTTTGGCTGAAGACAGCCTTGTTAGGATGGTTGATGGCAGCACGAAAACAATTCGAGCTATTGCCATTGGAGACAGGGTTATGGGTTTGGGGGGCAAGTCACTGAGCGTGACAAATGTCTGGACCGGTATGGAAAAAGAGATCCTGCGAATTATAATGGAAAAAGGGAATGAAATAAGTGCTACCGAAAAGCATCCCTTTATGACAAGGGAGGGAATGAAACCTATTATTAGCCTGAGTATCGGCGATGAGCTGCTTATGGAAGATGGCAATTACTCCGCCATAGATCAATGTTATCCGGAGCCATACGGGCGCACTGTCTACAATCTGGATGTTGAAGGCGGCGGTCCATTCATCTGTAATGGCTTTGTTGTAGGCGACAACACGATCCAGAATTCATGTCAGATTCCGGCGAATGAGGCCGAAACGGATCCAGCTATCTTGATTGAAGCTGAAAAACTGAAATCGATATACAGCAGGATAAAATGA